CGCTTGAGAATGTTGAAGGGGTGTTCTCCGATACTGGCTGGTATGCGACAAATCAGTTTGTGGTTGATGTGATATTCAGGAATAGGATGAAGCAGTATAAGTGCTTGACACGTGATTCTTCTATCGCTTCGGCGATTTTTGTACCCTTTTATGCGGGATTTGATATTGCCCGGTATCTTTGGGGGTACAATATCTCGAGGAGGGATGCAGCTTCACTTGATCTGGTTAATTGGCTTATGAAGAGGCCAGAGTGGGGCATAATGGGTGGCAGAGACCATTTTCTTGTTGCAGGGAGGATCACGTGGGATTTTAGGAGACTAACAGATGAAGAAACAGATTGGGGTAACAAGCTGCTGTTTTTGCCTGCGGCAAAGAATATGTCCATGCTTGTGGTTGAATCGAGCCCATGGAATGCTAATGATTTTGGTATTCCATATCCGACGTACTTCCATCCAGCAAAGGATGCTGATGTGTTCATTTGGCAGGACCGGATGAGGAAATTAGAAAGGAAGTGGCTCTTCTCTTTTGCTGGTGCCCCACGTCCTGACAACCCCAAGTCGATTAGAGGGCAGATCATTGATCAATGCAAGAAATCCAAGGTCGGCAAGTTGTTAGAATGTGATTTTGGGGAGAGCAAGTGTCATTCTCCGAGCAGTATAATGCAGATGTTCCAGAGCTCTCTTTTCTGCCTGCAACCTCAGGGTGATTCATACACAAGAAGATCTGCTTTTGACTCTATGTTGGCTGGTTGCATACCTGTCTTCTTCCATCCCGGGTCAGCATACACACAGTATACTTGGCATCTTCCGAAGAACTATACTAAGTACTCTGTGTTCATTCCAGAGGATGACATccgtaagaggaatgttagcATAGAGGAAAGGCTTCTTCAAATTTCTCCCGAGCAGGTGAAGATCATGAGGGAGGAGGTTATAAGTCTCATTCCAAAGCTGGTATATGCAGATCCTCGCTCTAAACTGGAGACTCTTCCAGATGCCTTCGACGTTGCTGTGCAAGCAGTTATTGACAAAGTTACAAAGTTGAGGAGGGACATCATTGAAGGTATTACAGATGATAACTTTATTGAGGAGAACAGTTGGAAATATGATTTGCTGGAAGAGGGACAGCGTGAGGTGGGACCTCATGAATGGGATCCTTTCTTCTCGAAACCAAAGGATGGCAATGGGGATTCTGGCGATTTATCTGCAGAAGCTGCCAAAAATTCTTGGAAGAATGAGCATAGAGATCTATCATGACAGAGAGAGAGGCAATGATATGTCTGTATAATTTCCGGTAATCTGTGTCTCAAGCATGGAGACTGCAGCTTAGAAGAACACTAGAAACCTTAAAGAGAGTGCTGGTATGAACCCTTATCAGGGCTTGTCATGAACTCATTGTAGAGTTTCATCATCACGTATATCGCCTCATATCCTTGTTTAAAGCCAGAACATAGGCAACAAGCCAAAACACATATAGTCTCTGCTTCTTATATGTTTTTATACAGGACTTTTCACTTTCCGCATTTTTGAATCTTATGTAGTGATTCTTTGTAATGTATTGTAGCTGAGCTTTCATTATATCATCAACTTTATGTTATTCTCTGATCAATGCATACAGAAAATAATCATGCACCAATTTTATTTCCAGAGCTATGTGTTAAAAGTAAAACCTAGTTACATCAAGTGATTACTTTATATGTTTACTATTTTGCTGATGTTTGGAAGATCAGATTGAATGTTGATACCTCTAAAAGTTAAAAAGTGTTGCTCCAGTTATTTCAATAATGCACTGCTTACAAAGTTTCTATAGGCGGTGGTATTATTAAAGGAGAATCTGTCAtgcatttcattatttttgcttTTGACTGGAAACTGTTTTACCAAAAGATGTTAATCATTATGaatctaggaaaaaaaaaagaaaaaaaaaagatgttaatCATTATGGCTATATGGAACTCTGAATGGAAGGAGCTATTGAGTTTACTGCTGGATCTCCTTGCACATGATCATAATTCAGATCTGaatttgtattctttttctAGAGATGAAGCATCATCTTGAAAGATTCGCTAACTTTTGTTTGATATTCCATTACCTGTGCGACAAATGGCCTTATTTGTGCCACGGGAATGGTGTTAAAATTTTCTATATGGTTGAGAAAATAATGGGACAACTAGACAATAGGGGTGGTAATTCTTGTTCGCATGTCGGGTTTGGGTCTGTGAAAGTTTAATGGGCTTTATTCACTTTTAAAAGATACCTTGAGAAAGAGGGGGAGACCATAGCTTATAAAGTGTCTAAGTAAAGGAAATCTTAGCAATGTggaacactttaacacgccccttTACGTATGGCAACTAATGATTAAACACGTGgacaacaacgaaagggaaagACCTATTATCATAAGAAACATGTGGTTTTGATATCGTGTGAAAGTCCAATAGGCTTTACTCACTCTCAATTTTGAGATGCCTTGAGAGAGGAGATGATActatgacttataaagtgccaaggtgaaggaaatcttagcgatgtggAACACTTTAACAGAGTCGTGTCGATGCATAAGTAGAAGAGCACTATCGCTAGCTTTCcttagtttttttcttaaatttagaaaaccaatttcctttttgcttccctatttaAATAAACTCTATAATAgtttcatttatcttttttcaCAACTTTCCttaatattttcttgaatttaagAAACCAATttactttttgctttcctatttAAATAAACTCTATAATAGCTtgttttatcctttttttttttttcatgccatttaaataaaataagaataagggAAGTTAAAATGCTGCAGCACGTGAGTTTTTCAGAGTTTTCCGTACATTTAAGGAAGATAATGGAATTTAGGGAGTTTGCTGCTAATGCTTTGCtctataagactatataggtaaACTTTAATCTGATTCACTCAACCCTAACTTGCTAATTTCGTATAGGTTCGTATAAAAAGTTATTAGCCTTATTTAATATGTTGTGGAAAATCTTAGTGATGAAATGGTTTAACTATTTGGAAATGGATTTGCTGCACATGCATAGAATTTTACTGCTCCATCAATTTCTCATTTTTGGTTTAGTCATGTAACTGTTCTATCCTTCCAATCTAGAGCTGTTTTTGAGCTTCTTAGTTGCACGTTGATGATGTTCATAGTCCTTGAAACTCTTATTCCCCCTCTGCAAAATAATTTCCCTTCAGTTTGCACCTGTCTCTATAGTTTATCCACAAAGAACAAATTAATGTTGTTTTACTCAATACTACATTCCTATATTGTGCAAAATTATCTTACTtatattatctattttagctactaatCTTTCAAAACAACCCATTTTCCACTCTTTaaatctttttctattttatttaaatattattatttatttttattatattctttctttaaaaaagcCACTTCAAATCCGaatgagaggagagagaaatggGCCTTTTGGATAAGACTATAAGAGAAATTCCTATTCCTGTTCTGAACTTCTGATGGTGGCAACAAGATAAAGAGTAGAGATTAGGATGATCTATTTTACTGTAGTCAATAAGATCattcttcaaattaaaataaaaatagtatattCTATCACATAAAATTCTTTGTATATTAACTaggatttttaaattaaatggttgaGATTTTGTCGCATCAACATTTGTCTCTTTCAAAATACCGTAACATATGACATACTGAGATAGTAAATATTGAATTGATATAGGTGAGAAATACTAATGTAACAAAATCACagttatttaatttaaacatgATAGTCgaagtttgaaaaaattgtttttattgcaTATATTTCtataagtaatgctagaaaccatactttttttaaaaaaaaaaaattaaacaaaggCTATTTTGCTCTGCCACATCAGTAGGTTGTGATGGTAGTTGGATGAAACATTACTCTATTATTACAACTTTGATTTCATGGTTAGGCTACAACGAACAAAGAGTATTGTTAGGAGTAATATaacttttactataaatttcttacaaactgacgtAGAAGTAAACGTGGCACTGATCAAGTTACCCACTAAACAACTAAATTTACTAGTCAAATTtgttggttaattttttttttagagaaatgttatataccgCTTTTATCTCACTTTGCTAATGTGACACTAATATTCAgtcattgatatatataatcatatatatatatatatatatatatatatatatatatatatatatatatatatatatatatatatatatataaaagccaagttcttccttagaataacgtagaatagtgacacgtggtatgaacccatactttttagtgactaaaccggtcttttaaataaaattgaaccggtctatttaatctctctctttctatattaatgatacaattagtctctctctcaattaatgatacaattaaatgtgtttctttagtattttacatttttggttgaaatctaaatatgtttccattttgtttgtgaaatttttggttgagcaattcttcatttgaatgtttatgagatttttctcttactatatatatataaaagccgagttcttccttagaatgaTATAGAATGGTGATACGTGGCAtaaacccatactttttagtgactaaaccagTCCTTTAAGTATTGAACcagtcttttaaataaaattgaaccggtctatttaatctctctttctatattaatgatacaattagtctctctttcaattaatgatacaattaaaAGTGTTtccttagtattttatattttttgttgaaatctaaatatgtttccattttgtttgtgaaatttttggttgagcaattctttatttgaatgtttatgaatttttttttattttttatttttttcatttgctttttcgaatgtttagaattatataggattgaaatataatatgtaTTACATCgacaataaataaaattcctgctaattttcgattttatgctttgataatcaaaatcaatgttttattcttgctatttttcttcttcatacttattttcattctaaactacacctatgagaacaaagattttaacatgttttaatttatatgaattaatcTAAAAGTAATGGTCTTATATTTTAATtcgtttgaatgttttatgggataacCAGTCTTTTAAGTATTGAATCGatctttcaaataaaattgaaccggtctatttaatctctctctctttctgtctctctattaatgatacaattactctctctctctctctctctctctctctctctattaatgatacaatttgTCGCTCTCTtaattaatgatacaattaaaGGTGTTTtgctaatattttatatttttggttaattaagcattaaatttgaatttatttatttttttttaattttcaaaattatatggattttatttttacgGAAACATAATAGATATGTATCACACTAACTATATCATAGATTTCTACTATTAATCctattattaatgctttgataatcaaaatccgGGTTTTTctcttactattttttttttctttacacttctttccattttgtttgtgaaatttttagttgagcaattcttcatttgaatgtttatgaggtttttcttttgctatatataaaaaagcCGAGTTCTTTTTTAGAATGACATAAaatggtgacacgtggcatgaacccatactttttggTGATTAAACCGGTCTTTTAAgtattgaaccggtctatttaatctctctctctctctctctctctctctctctctctctctctatatatatatatatatatatatatatatatatatatatatatatatatatatatatatatatatatatatatattaatgatacaattagtctctctttcaattaatgatacaattaaaCGTGTTTCTTtagcatttaatatttttggttgaaatataaatttgtttccattttgtttgtgaaatttttggttgggcaattcttcatttaaatgtttatgagattttttctcATACTTTTTGGTGACTAAACCGGACTTTTAAgtattgaaccggtctatttaatctctctctctctctctatattaatgatacaactagtctctctctcaattaatgatacaattaaaggtgtttctttaatattttatatttttggttgaaatctaaatatgtttcaattttgtttgtgaaatttttgattgagcaatttttcatttgaatgtttatgagaattttttttttttcttcatttgctttttggaatgtttagaattatataggattgaaatataataagtattacatcgacaataaaaaaaaaattcctgctaattttatattttatgctttgataatcaaaatcatagttttctttttactatttttcttcttcatactttttttcattctaaactatacctatgggaacaaagattttaacatgttttaatttatatgaattaaattaaaagtaatggtcttatgttttaattcgtttgaatgttttatgggataatCGGTCCTTTAAGtattgaaccggtcttttaaataaaattgaactggtctatttaatctctctctattaatgatacgattagtctctctctcaattaatgatacaattaaacgtgtttctttagtattttatatttttggttaattaaacattaaatttaaaatgtttattttttttttaatgttcaaaattatatggattttatttttatggaaacataatatatacgtatcacactaacaatattatAGATTCTTACTATTAATCCTACCATTAATGCTTTAATAATCAAAATCCaggtttttctcttgctattttttttttatttacacttctttccattttgtttgtgaaatttttggttgagcaattattcatttgaatgtttatgagatttttctcttgatatatatataaaagtcgagTTCTTCCCTAAAATGACATAGAATGGTGACACGTAGCATAAACTCATACTTTTTAGTAACTAAACCTGTCCTTTAAGTATTGAACcgatcttttaaataaaattgaactggtctatttaatctctctctctatattaatgatacaattagtctatctctcaattaatgatacaattaaaggtgtttctttagtgttttatatttttggttgaaatctaaatatgtttccattttgtttgttaaatttttgattgcgcaattcttcatttgaatgtttatgattttttttatttttttttcttcatttactttttcgaatgtttagaattatataggattgaaatataatatgtattacatcaacaataaaaaaaaattcctgctagctgtctattttatgctttgataatcaaaatcatagttttcttcttgctatttttctcattcatacttattttcattctaaactacacctacggaaacaaagattttaacatgttttaatttatatgaattaaactaaaagtaATGGTCTTATATTTTAATtcgtttgaatgttttatgggataacCGGTCCTTTAAGTATTGAAccgattttttaaataaaattgaatcagtctatttaatctctctctttctctttctctattaatgatacaattagtcgctatctctctattaatgatacaattagtACCTTTTTCAATTAATGATAAAATTAAAGGTGTTTCTTtcgtattttatatttttgtttaattaagcattaaatttgaaatgttttttttttaatgttcaaaattatatggattttattttgatGGAAACATAATAGAtacgtatcacactaacaatatcatagattcctactattaatgctttgataatcaaaatccaggtttttctcttgctattttttttttctatacacttctttccattttgtttgtgaaatttttggtttagcaattcttcatttgaatgtttatgaggtttttctcttgctatatatataaaagccgagttctttCTTAAAATGACATAGaatggtgacacgtggcatgaacccatactttttagtgactaaaccggtcttttaaataaatttgaaccggtctatttaatctctctctctatattaatgatacaattagtctctctctcaattaatgatacaattaaaagtgtttctttagtattttatatttttagttgaaatctaaaaatgtttccattttgtttgtgaaatttttggttaagcaattcttcatttgaatgtttatgagatttatttttatttgttcatttgctttttcaaatgtttagaattatataggattaaaatataatatgtattacatcgacaaaaaaaaattctaattaattttctattttatgctttgataatcaaaatcaatgttttctttttgctatttttattctaaactacacctatgggaacaaagattttaacatgttttaatttatatgatttAAACTAAAAGTAATGGTCTTATATTTTAATTcgtttaaatgttttatgggataacCGGTCCTTTAAGTATTGAACTGGTCTATTtagtctctctctttctctctctctattaatgatacaattattcgctctctctctctctctctctctctctctctattaatgacacaatttgtctctctctcaattaataatACAATTAAAGGTGTTTCTTTAGAATACTTTtggttaattaagcattaaatttgaaatgtttttttttttttaatgttcaaaattatatgaattttatttttatggaaaCATAATAGAtacgtatcacactaacaatatcatagattcctacttttaatcctattattaatactttgataatcaaaatccaggtttttctcttgctatttttttttttctttacacttctttccattttgtttgtgaaatttttggttgagcaattcttcatttaaatgtttatgagatttttctcttgctatatatataaaagcttagTTCTTCCTTAAAATGACATAAAATGGTGACACGTGgtatgaacccatactttttagtgactaaaccggtcatttaagtatTGAACtgatcttttaaataaaattgaaccggtctatttaatcatGTGCATAGCGCGGGTTATAAGCTAGtaataataaaagagagagagagagagagagagagatgaaaaaaaaaaaagaaagatttattGGTTGATTGGTAGTGTCACATTAGCAAAGTGAGACAAAAGCGTAAcgtataacattttttttttcttctttttttcttttttaagaaaattcttgAAGTATTGTCACGTGGGTTTGTAAGAGattgtagtaaaagttgtaataaTTCACATGGTAGTGCCGATCaacatttggtttttttttttttttttttttttttttttttttttttcacaatgaCCGATTCAAGGATTAATTGATAGTGCATAATGCTACATCAATGGCATGATATAAATGTTGTTTATAACCTTACTTTTTTGCCATAATAAACCATGAATGAAGTCAAGGAGAGACGCACAAGCTGCAGAACAGCAGAAGGAAAGGAAAGCCAAGAAGCAAATGAAGTCAAGGAGTGACGCACAAGGCTGCAGGAGGAAAGGGAAGCCAAGAAGCAAGCCAGAGAGCGTGTGCATAAATGCACTCGAAACCATGCATTTATTGACAACCATT
The Alnus glutinosa chromosome 14, dhAlnGlut1.1, whole genome shotgun sequence genome window above contains:
- the LOC133857015 gene encoding xyloglucan galactosyltransferase MUR3 encodes the protein MRRRTASSVPSEQMEKGTGKNQNTRLCFLVSLSAFFWMLLLYFHFVVLGSSTVDESVKLQPGPVNVASIPTRVSDSHRIDTHLETVPSRRIENYPESIPTHVTNSGQMNTDLESRPSREAENYPFIRALRTVENKSDPCGGRYIYVHDLPSRFNEDMLKECRSLSLWTNMCKFTTNAGLGPPLENVEGVFSDTGWYATNQFVVDVIFRNRMKQYKCLTRDSSIASAIFVPFYAGFDIARYLWGYNISRRDAASLDLVNWLMKRPEWGIMGGRDHFLVAGRITWDFRRLTDEETDWGNKLLFLPAAKNMSMLVVESSPWNANDFGIPYPTYFHPAKDADVFIWQDRMRKLERKWLFSFAGAPRPDNPKSIRGQIIDQCKKSKVGKLLECDFGESKCHSPSSIMQMFQSSLFCLQPQGDSYTRRSAFDSMLAGCIPVFFHPGSAYTQYTWHLPKNYTKYSVFIPEDDIRKRNVSIEERLLQISPEQVKIMREEVISLIPKLVYADPRSKLETLPDAFDVAVQAVIDKVTKLRRDIIEGITDDNFIEENSWKYDLLEEGQREVGPHEWDPFFSKPKDGNGDSGDLSAEAAKNSWKNEHRDLS